In a genomic window of Alteromonas gilva:
- a CDS encoding ArsR/SmtB family transcription factor, which translates to MDPSQIMTRAADAEQFLKQLSNKTRLMVLCSLLEGERSVTELLDSVPVTQPVLSQHLALLREAKLVAPRRAGQTIYYRLADERIRQTMQLLYSFFCQD; encoded by the coding sequence ATGGATCCCAGCCAAATAATGACCAGAGCAGCAGATGCTGAACAATTTCTAAAACAACTTTCAAACAAAACACGTCTCATGGTGTTGTGTTCCTTACTTGAGGGAGAGCGATCGGTCACGGAGTTGCTCGACAGCGTGCCGGTAACGCAACCGGTCTTATCGCAGCATTTAGCGCTGCTGCGCGAGGCAAAGCTGGTTGCCCCCCGCCGCGCCGGACAAACCATATATTACCGACTGGCCGACGAGCGGATCAGGCAAACCATGCAATTACTGTATAGCTTTTTTTGCCAGGACTGA
- a CDS encoding PRC-barrel domain containing protein: METRFSHLKHFDIHATDGDIGGCEDVLIDDEQWIVRYLVADTNKWLPLSRKVVITPVSIDNVDDANEKLHVSLSQEDVKNGPPLEAHQPVSREYESLLFRYFGYGYYWTGPGAWGEYAHPLELADASPDIQTAEPAKHEHLRSCDELCGYSVVLSDGKTGHVDDFIVQLPDWSVSHLIIDLNDWLPGGKHVKVKTQHIKRIDWAEHSLTLKMNKAELENAPDADD, from the coding sequence ATGGAAACTCGTTTCTCCCACCTTAAACACTTTGATATTCATGCCACCGACGGTGATATTGGCGGTTGTGAGGATGTCCTGATTGACGACGAACAATGGATTGTCAGGTATCTGGTAGCCGACACCAATAAATGGTTGCCGCTGAGTCGCAAAGTGGTGATTACCCCGGTATCAATTGACAATGTCGATGACGCCAATGAGAAACTGCACGTTAGCCTTAGCCAGGAGGACGTTAAAAACGGGCCGCCCCTTGAGGCGCATCAACCTGTGTCACGTGAGTATGAATCGTTATTGTTCAGGTACTTCGGTTACGGTTACTACTGGACCGGCCCGGGCGCCTGGGGCGAGTATGCCCACCCGCTGGAGTTAGCCGACGCCAGCCCGGACATTCAAACAGCCGAGCCCGCTAAACATGAACACTTACGTTCCTGCGACGAGCTCTGTGGCTACTCCGTGGTCCTTAGCGATGGCAAAACAGGACATGTTGATGACTTTATTGTGCAGCTTCCGGACTGGTCAGTGTCGCACCTGATCATCGACCTGAACGACTGGTTACCAGGCGGTAAGCACGTCAAAGTTAAGACGCAGCATATTAAACGCATCGATTGGGCCGAACACAGCCTGACGCTGAAAATGAATAAAGCCGAATTAGAAAACGCCCCTGATGCGGATGATTAG
- the maoP gene encoding DUF413 domain-containing protein yields MKTTDIRLPQKQFIDRQHFPYGFRKSGDFSITEADILTGYGKTLAALESGEIEPDNAEEQRFIDVLKGETPASSTIEKAWLKYIKLARNRKQFYTLHSSASNQSDFDEEYSDEEFDVA; encoded by the coding sequence ATGAAGACGACAGATATTCGTTTACCCCAAAAGCAATTTATCGACCGTCAGCATTTCCCTTACGGATTTCGCAAGTCGGGCGATTTCAGCATTACTGAAGCCGATATTCTAACTGGTTACGGTAAAACCCTGGCAGCACTGGAATCAGGCGAAATTGAACCTGACAATGCCGAAGAACAACGTTTTATTGATGTGCTCAAGGGCGAAACACCAGCCTCAAGTACAATCGAAAAAGCGTGGTTAAAGTACATTAAACTGGCGCGTAACCGAAAGCAGTTTTACACGCTGCATAGTTCAGCAAGTAATCAGTCTGATTTCGATGAAGAGTACTCAGACGAAGAGTTTGACGTCGCCTGA